The following are encoded together in the Bacteroidales bacterium MB20-C3-3 genome:
- a CDS encoding nucleoside deaminase: MKRESELPDDDSRFMEIALKEAKKALELDEVPVGAIIVSGGSVIARAHNLTQRLNDATAHAEMQAITMATARFGGKYLENCTLYVTLEPCAMCAAALSWSQIGRIVYGASDSKRGYTLYSPSLLHPKTEVSQGVLEDTCSSMVKDFFKSKR, encoded by the coding sequence ATGAAAAGAGAGAGTGAACTTCCGGATGATGATTCAAGATTCATGGAGATAGCATTGAAGGAGGCAAAGAAGGCTCTGGAACTGGATGAAGTTCCTGTTGGAGCAATAATTGTCTCTGGCGGATCAGTTATAGCAAGAGCACACAACCTTACCCAAAGATTGAATGACGCAACTGCTCACGCAGAGATGCAGGCTATTACAATGGCTACTGCCAGATTTGGGGGGAAATATCTTGAAAATTGCACTCTCTATGTAACTTTGGAGCCTTGCGCAATGTGTGCTGCAGCGCTATCATGGTCACAGATAGGAAGGATTGTGTATGGTGCCTCAGACTCCAAAAGGGGTTATACACTATACTCTCCTTCGCTTCTTCATCCAAAAACAGAAGTTTCACAAGGAGTTCTTGAAGATACATGTTCTTCAATGGTTAAAGATTTTTTTAAGTCAAAAAGATGA
- a CDS encoding YqaA family protein, translated as MIEFLESYGFLGLFTGSFLAATIVPFSSDVLIIGVLVAGMNPLYAFLWATAGNWLGGLTSYWIGHFGKWQWIEKWMGVSEEKLLRQKHWIDKHGSLIAFFSWVPFFGDVLSLGLGFYKVNFTKSAIFMLIGKAVRYAFWILLYFMLGDTLADFKIL; from the coding sequence ATGATAGAATTTCTTGAAAGTTATGGATTCCTTGGCCTTTTTACCGGATCCTTTCTGGCTGCGACTATAGTGCCATTTAGTTCCGATGTGCTTATTATTGGTGTTCTAGTGGCCGGAATGAATCCTCTCTATGCATTTCTTTGGGCAACAGCAGGGAATTGGCTTGGAGGGCTTACATCATACTGGATTGGCCATTTTGGTAAATGGCAGTGGATAGAGAAGTGGATGGGTGTCTCGGAGGAGAAACTACTGAGGCAGAAACACTGGATTGACAAACACGGATCTCTCATCGCTTTTTTCAGTTGGGTGCCATTCTTTGGTGATGTCTTATCTCTTGGTCTGGGCTTTTATAAGGTGAATTTTACTAAATCTGCAATCTTTATGTTGATAGGTAAGGCTGTCAGATATGCTTTCTGGATTTTACTCTATTTTATGCTTGGAGATACCCTTGCTGATTTCAAGATTCTTTGA
- a CDS encoding glycosyltransferase family 2 protein: protein MSQKTPKVSVIIPVYRVSSLIERSLNSIINQTFRDFELILIDDCGKDNSIEIAESLLSLSWLKGLYRIEYNCRNLGVSASRRRGMEVASGDYIIHLDSDDYFEPDLLALLYRAINESDSEISVCGYWKEKRGFSEKHSPSVKSPLVIESIEERGRYIGEILANKAPSALWNKLVKREVYERGEISFLPDLRDDLSVTPLLVMSAKRVVIIPDALVHYVMFNTSSVSYTLGHLKLVAAALNYLDNRLSGEVKDMCSREILSYKVRIRRRIMLHRDLSVSSLNSVLHLFPEVNAELKGGNNPETKKHFRVLAQLSADGNSLLLRGLVWVLRMLPS from the coding sequence ATGTCACAGAAAACTCCAAAAGTTTCAGTAATAATTCCTGTATACAGGGTCTCTTCACTTATTGAGAGATCCCTTAATTCAATAATTAATCAGACTTTCAGAGATTTTGAACTGATTCTGATTGATGATTGCGGGAAAGATAACAGTATTGAAATTGCAGAGAGTTTGCTCTCCCTCTCTTGGTTAAAGGGTTTATACAGGATTGAATATAATTGTAGAAATCTTGGAGTCTCTGCATCCAGGAGAAGAGGTATGGAGGTTGCGTCAGGAGATTATATTATTCACCTGGATTCTGACGACTATTTTGAACCAGATTTACTTGCTCTGCTTTACCGCGCTATTAATGAGAGTGACTCTGAAATATCAGTTTGCGGTTATTGGAAAGAGAAGAGAGGATTTTCAGAAAAACATTCACCTTCAGTGAAGTCCCCCTTGGTAATTGAAAGTATCGAAGAGAGAGGCAGGTATATTGGGGAGATTCTGGCCAATAAGGCACCGTCTGCACTTTGGAATAAACTAGTTAAAAGGGAGGTTTATGAGAGAGGAGAGATATCATTTTTACCGGATTTAAGAGATGATCTCTCTGTTACTCCTCTTCTTGTGATGAGTGCAAAAAGGGTTGTAATAATACCTGATGCATTAGTTCACTATGTAATGTTTAATACCTCTTCTGTATCCTATACCCTGGGACATCTTAAACTGGTTGCTGCAGCCCTTAATTACCTTGATAACAGACTCTCCGGTGAGGTTAAAGATATGTGCAGCAGAGAGATCCTTTCATATAAGGTCAGGATACGAAGGAGAATAATGCTTCACCGGGATTTGTCTGTCAGCTCACTAAATAGTGTTTTACATCTTTTTCCAGAGGTAAATGCTGAGTTAAAAGGGGGTAATAACCCTGAGACAAAAAAACACTTTAGAGTACTGGCCCAGTTGAGCGCTGATGGTAATTCTCTTTTGTTAAGGGGATTGGTTTGGGTATTAAGAATGTTACCCTCTTGA
- a CDS encoding glycosyltransferase family 4 protein, which yields MEKEIKRVLFVYTRDSTFIRGDIDILSRHYEVKRLVTDNRNQAIQLFALFRQLFYLIFNIRNFDIVYIWFADYHSWLPSLFAKITGKRCYLVIGGYDICRVKKYKYGSFVNPIRGWMARNSMRSSTANLCVSNHIRRVVRSLAPDTPALLVYNGMSFPDTSKTKLPPEGSRGGVLCVAISQTRQSFFIKGIDRFLELARAMPAQKFTLIGTDPERAGIKPADIPKNLTIIPVIEHSRLTEYYHKSKVYCQLSRRESFSLSLAEAMFHGCMPLTTKAGGMPEVSGGLGEIIYASDSDIFRREEKESSVHEAINAIARLAAESEDYAPAMRERVMALFTIEKRERELISIISRG from the coding sequence ATGGAAAAAGAGATAAAGAGAGTCCTCTTTGTTTATACCAGAGACTCCACATTCATTCGTGGAGATATAGATATTTTGTCCAGACATTACGAAGTCAAAAGGCTTGTAACAGACAACAGAAATCAGGCGATTCAGCTTTTTGCCCTTTTCAGACAACTCTTCTATCTGATCTTCAATATTCGCAATTTTGATATTGTTTACATCTGGTTTGCAGACTATCACTCCTGGCTTCCATCTCTGTTTGCAAAAATTACCGGGAAGAGGTGTTACCTGGTTATTGGTGGTTATGACATCTGCAGAGTAAAAAAATACAAATACGGGAGTTTTGTAAACCCAATAAGGGGATGGATGGCCAGAAATTCTATGAGATCATCTACGGCAAATCTTTGCGTTTCTAACCATATCAGAAGAGTTGTAAGAAGTCTGGCACCTGACACTCCGGCACTGCTGGTTTACAATGGGATGAGTTTTCCTGATACCTCAAAAACAAAACTACCTCCGGAGGGTAGCAGAGGAGGAGTATTATGCGTAGCCATTTCACAAACAAGGCAAAGCTTCTTTATTAAAGGAATAGACAGATTCCTTGAGCTGGCACGAGCAATGCCTGCTCAGAAATTTACCCTGATAGGAACAGATCCGGAGAGAGCAGGTATTAAGCCTGCAGATATACCAAAAAACCTGACTATCATCCCTGTAATAGAACACTCACGCCTTACAGAATACTATCACAAATCAAAAGTATATTGTCAGCTCTCAAGAAGAGAGAGTTTCTCACTTTCGCTTGCGGAAGCTATGTTTCATGGTTGTATGCCTCTGACAACAAAAGCCGGAGGAATGCCTGAGGTGTCGGGAGGACTTGGAGAGATAATTTATGCATCAGACAGTGATATATTCAGAAGAGAGGAGAAAGAGAGTTCTGTTCATGAAGCAATCAATGCAATAGCAAGACTTGCCGCTGAAAGTGAAGATTACGCACCGGCTATGAGAGAGAGGGTAATGGCACTATTTACCATAGAAAAAAGGGAGAGAGAGCTAATCTCAATTATTTCAAGAGGGTAA
- a CDS encoding phosphodiester glycosidase family protein: MIRRKLALLALTFISIVCFGQNSLLTVDSIAMAGAKWDLSVISEGIVLKRAHFNDQQLFSSRQFISVVEIAPESNARVEIFASPVLKQTSEMAKDAGAKIALNGSFFKFKSGINTEDYNSVDYIRKENKQLAPNTWPSKGRAMHQLGAIAIFRGELFILKADMLREWERYIKADEVLTTGPILRVSGEDLALSKDSFYTTRHPRTAVGKRADGTILLLTADGRSTEAAGVSLKELQDIMRWLGADYAINLDGGGSTTLYVEGASDNGVVNHPTDNRKFDNKGERKVANAILVHTK, from the coding sequence ATGATCAGAAGAAAACTTGCACTGCTGGCACTAACTTTTATCTCAATTGTCTGCTTTGGACAAAACTCTCTCCTGACAGTTGACTCAATTGCAATGGCTGGTGCCAAATGGGATTTATCTGTAATTTCAGAGGGTATTGTTTTAAAGCGGGCCCATTTCAATGATCAACAATTATTCTCATCCAGACAGTTTATCTCAGTTGTTGAAATAGCCCCTGAATCAAATGCAAGAGTTGAGATTTTTGCAAGTCCCGTTTTAAAGCAGACTAGCGAAATGGCTAAAGATGCCGGTGCAAAAATTGCGCTTAACGGCTCTTTCTTCAAGTTCAAAAGTGGTATTAACACAGAAGATTACAATTCTGTTGATTACATAAGAAAGGAGAACAAGCAACTTGCACCCAACACATGGCCCTCAAAGGGAAGGGCAATGCATCAGCTTGGAGCCATCGCAATCTTCAGGGGAGAGTTATTCATCCTGAAAGCAGATATGCTTCGGGAGTGGGAGAGATATATCAAAGCAGACGAGGTGCTTACAACAGGCCCTATTTTAAGGGTATCCGGAGAAGACTTAGCGTTATCTAAGGATTCATTCTACACAACAAGACATCCGAGAACAGCAGTGGGGAAAAGGGCTGATGGCACTATATTACTGTTAACGGCCGATGGAAGATCAACAGAGGCGGCAGGAGTCTCTCTTAAAGAGCTCCAGGATATAATGAGATGGCTTGGTGCAGATTATGCAATCAACCTTGACGGTGGGGGTTCTACAACCCTCTATGTAGAAGGTGCCTCTGATAATGGTGTGGTTAACCACCCTACAGACAACAGGAAATTTGACAACAAAGGTGAGCGAAAAGTGGCGAATGCCATACTGGTTCACACAAAATAG
- a CDS encoding Na/Pi cotransporter family protein, translating into MEIVYQILKLLGSLGLFLYGMTLMSGALQKVAGEKMRSILAAMTSNSLKRVLTGLFITAIIQSSSATTVMVVSFVNAGLLSLVQSVGVIMGANIGTTVTAWIISMLGFKFDISVLSIPLIGVGFTLMMFKSKKKKSVGELIIGFSLLFLGLTFLKDSVPDLRANPEVFEFLQGWTKYGYGSVLIFVLIGTLLTIIMQSSSATMALTLVMSSYGWIPFEMAAAMVLGENIGTTITANIAAAVANVSARRAALAHLVFNIFGVIWVLAFFRPVLSIVAKITISVFGLDPFVSSEATLYGVSFLHTLFNITNTLLLVGFTNQIVKLVSYVIKTKDTEEVFRLKYIQGGVLSTAELSLSQAKSEITDFAKLAKQEFSYAREAMRLCNSDKFDELYAKIEHYEQITDKVELEIANYLNNVSEGELSEESGRRLQAMYKIISEIESLGDSGYNIARILNRLRVHKKNFSDDVCDKLDHMFDLLDRAFDHMINNLDKGYTKLDGISNAVDSEEQINEYRNLLKEEHLFNLENNKYGYQTGVYYMDIVAECEKAGDYMINVSEAIIEIQ; encoded by the coding sequence ATGGAAATAGTATATCAAATACTAAAACTTTTAGGTTCCCTGGGACTCTTCTTGTATGGTATGACACTTATGAGCGGAGCCCTTCAAAAGGTTGCCGGAGAGAAGATGAGGAGCATACTTGCTGCAATGACATCAAATTCTCTAAAAAGAGTTCTGACAGGTCTGTTTATCACAGCAATTATTCAGTCATCCAGTGCTACAACTGTAATGGTCGTGAGTTTTGTAAATGCCGGCTTGCTCTCTTTGGTTCAATCTGTTGGAGTGATAATGGGTGCAAATATCGGAACCACCGTAACTGCCTGGATTATCTCCATGCTTGGCTTTAAATTTGACATCTCTGTACTATCTATACCATTAATAGGCGTAGGATTTACGCTAATGATGTTCAAATCAAAGAAAAAGAAATCTGTTGGTGAGTTAATCATTGGTTTTTCCCTGCTATTTTTGGGGTTAACATTCCTAAAAGACTCTGTACCTGACCTGAGGGCAAACCCAGAGGTTTTTGAGTTCCTGCAAGGCTGGACAAAATATGGCTATGGTTCTGTTTTGATTTTTGTTCTTATTGGAACATTACTTACCATAATAATGCAGTCTTCAAGCGCAACTATGGCTTTAACATTAGTTATGAGCAGCTACGGATGGATTCCATTTGAAATGGCAGCAGCAATGGTACTGGGCGAGAACATTGGAACTACTATAACAGCAAATATAGCAGCAGCCGTGGCAAATGTCTCAGCCAGAAGAGCAGCACTTGCCCACTTAGTATTCAACATATTTGGAGTAATTTGGGTATTAGCATTTTTCAGGCCGGTACTAAGCATAGTAGCAAAAATAACAATATCCGTATTTGGATTAGATCCTTTTGTGTCATCAGAGGCAACTCTTTATGGCGTATCGTTCCTGCATACACTTTTCAACATAACCAATACCTTGCTTCTTGTAGGCTTTACAAATCAAATAGTTAAACTTGTAAGCTATGTTATTAAGACTAAAGACACAGAGGAGGTTTTCCGATTAAAATATATACAGGGGGGTGTTCTTAGCACTGCCGAGCTCTCTCTCTCGCAGGCCAAGTCAGAGATAACTGATTTTGCCAAACTCGCAAAGCAGGAGTTTTCCTACGCCAGGGAGGCTATGAGATTATGCAACTCGGATAAATTTGATGAGTTATACGCTAAGATTGAGCACTATGAACAAATTACCGACAAAGTAGAGCTTGAAATTGCAAATTACCTTAACAATGTTTCAGAGGGAGAGCTTAGTGAAGAGAGTGGAAGAAGATTGCAGGCAATGTACAAAATTATAAGCGAAATTGAGAGCCTTGGTGATTCAGGATACAACATTGCAAGGATTCTAAACAGACTTAGAGTACATAAGAAAAACTTCTCAGACGATGTCTGCGATAAGCTTGACCATATGTTTGACCTTCTTGACAGAGCTTTTGACCATATGATTAATAATCTTGACAAGGGTTATACTAAGCTGGACGGAATATCCAATGCCGTTGATTCAGAGGAGCAGATTAACGAGTACAGAAATCTTCTCAAAGAGGAGCACCTCTTTAATCTTGAGAACAACAAATACGGCTACCAGACAGGTGTATACTATATGGATATAGTCGCTGAGTGCGAAAAGGCAGGTGACTATATGATTAATGTTTCAGAAGCAATAATTGAAATTCAGTAA
- the pnuC gene encoding nicotinamide riboside transporter PnuC, translating to MIKFSRINTLSPFDWFLISGVIVSNILHMLLTDSFDLMGSAAAITGVVCVVLVARGNIINYFFGLVNVSLYAIIAFKAELYGDAVLNAFYYLPMQFVGWFMWMKKRENKESVTIVGKRFKAKERIILFLVSATLVLIVAFILDNFGDPQPLKDSATTVLSVIAMYLMVKTYMEQWVLWVTVNVISIVMWSFAFANGEDHSVLMVIMWLFYLANSVNGWRNWVRLTKGTPRTQNSDVEY from the coding sequence ATGATAAAATTTAGCAGAATCAACACTCTTAGTCCATTCGACTGGTTTCTTATTTCAGGTGTTATTGTTTCCAACATCCTTCATATGCTGTTAACTGACAGTTTTGACCTTATGGGTTCTGCTGCTGCCATTACAGGAGTTGTTTGTGTTGTTCTTGTTGCCAGAGGCAATATCATCAATTATTTTTTTGGACTTGTAAATGTATCACTGTATGCGATTATTGCATTTAAGGCAGAGCTTTACGGAGATGCAGTGTTGAACGCATTCTACTATCTTCCGATGCAATTTGTCGGATGGTTTATGTGGATGAAGAAGAGAGAAAATAAAGAGTCTGTAACTATTGTGGGAAAGAGGTTTAAAGCTAAAGAGAGGATTATTCTCTTTCTTGTTTCTGCTACTCTGGTTTTAATTGTGGCTTTTATTCTTGATAATTTTGGAGACCCCCAGCCGCTAAAGGATTCTGCTACAACGGTTTTATCAGTAATTGCAATGTATTTAATGGTTAAAACCTATATGGAGCAGTGGGTTTTGTGGGTAACTGTAAATGTAATAAGTATTGTAATGTGGTCCTTTGCATTTGCAAACGGAGAAGATCACTCTGTTTTAATGGTTATTATGTGGCTTTTCTACCTTGCAAACTCTGTTAACGGATGGAGAAACTGGGTAAGGCTTACTAAAGGTACTCCCCGGACTCAAAATAGTGATGTAGAATATTAG